The genomic stretch CGCGGGGACCGGTTGATCGGGGAGGGGAGCCGGATCGGCCCGGTCGAGGCGGGGGTCCTGGCGATGACCGGGGTGGCCCTGCCCCGCGTTTCCCCGAGGCCGAAGGTGACCCACCTCGTGACCGGCGGGGAGTTGGTCCCCCCGGGAGAGACGCCGGGGGAAGGGCAGATCCGCGATTCCAATTCGAGCCTCGTCGCCGGGCTGGTCGCCGGTGCGGGCGGCGCGTTGGTCCGGCAGGTCCGCGTGGGGGACGATCTGGCGGTGCTGGAGCGGGAGGTGGCCGAGGCGCTGGCGGGGGGAAGCGATCTCCTCCTGATCTCGGGCGGGGCCGGGGCGGGGGAGACCGATTTCGGGCTCCGGGTCCTCGAGGAGGCCGGGTTTGCCGTCGATTTTGCCGGGGTCGCAGTGAAGCCGGGGAAGCCGGTGATCTTTGCCCGGAAGGGGAAGAGCGTCGCCTTTTGCCTGCCGGGGAATCCGCTCTCCCATTACGTGGTTTTCCAGCTCTTCGTCCGGCGGGCCCTGGTTTTGCTGCAAGGGGGATCGATGGAGGCGGCTGAACAGGTTGACTTCATCGACTGGGACGGGGAACCGCTCGAAGGCGGGGTGCGGGAGACCTACCACCCGTGCCATTGGAAAATCATTTCGGGCCGAATTGAGGCACGGGTTTTGAACTGGACGAGTTCCGGCCATCTGGTCAGTCTCTATGGGGCCAACGGGATGCTGGTATCGGGGCGCGATTCCTCCCGGGTGCGGCTGATCCGCTGGCTTTAGATTTTCGATCCCGGGGCGGTCCTTCGGGTGATTACGGTAGTGCGGTTGCAATTGTTTTCTCGAAACTTCAGATCATTGTAGATCATCAAAAAACCTCGGTTTTTACGGTATTGGTATGGCTCTCATTAGCACGGAAGAAGTTCAGGTCGGCATGACGCTGGAAAAGGACGTGAAGAACAGCCATGGCCAGGTCCTGATCCGTTCCGGCATGGAACTGAAGGAACGCCACCTCACGCTGATCCGTTCCTGGGGTGTCACCGAGGTCGTGGTGCGCGGCGAGGAGAAGCCGAAGGGCGAGGCGATCGACGTCAGCCCCGAGGCCTATGCCTGGGCCGAGAACTCCCTGAAGCTCCGCTTCTCCAAGGCCCCGCTGAACGATCCGGTGATGCAGGAAATTTTCCGCCAGAGCGTGATGCGGAAGGCCCGCACCATCCCCGTCTGATCCCGATCCCGATTTTCCGCCCTTCCCTTTCCCTATGCCGCCCGAACCC from Verrucomicrobium sp. GAS474 encodes the following:
- a CDS encoding molybdopterin molybdotransferase MoeA — translated: MPSPLPPSSLLSVSEARKRIDGGVFPLPPEAIPLDRALAENRVLRQGVEADADSPPFDRSAMDGYAIAAGEGEVFRVVGAVRAGEVFAGPLPLGKGTCVRIFTGAAVPEGTVRVVMQEEAQAAGKEGAEVRFNPAALGTEYPLFLRRRGEEYRRGDRLIGEGSRIGPVEAGVLAMTGVALPRVSPRPKVTHLVTGGELVPPGETPGEGQIRDSNSSLVAGLVAGAGGALVRQVRVGDDLAVLEREVAEALAGGSDLLLISGGAGAGETDFGLRVLEEAGFAVDFAGVAVKPGKPVIFARKGKSVAFCLPGNPLSHYVVFQLFVRRALVLLQGGSMEAAEQVDFIDWDGEPLEGGVRETYHPCHWKIISGRIEARVLNWTSSGHLVSLYGANGMLVSGRDSSRVRLIRWL